One region of Phragmites australis chromosome 18, lpPhrAust1.1, whole genome shotgun sequence genomic DNA includes:
- the LOC133899027 gene encoding transcription factor TGA7-like, whose protein sequence is MTSASVGAPMGIYEPRRQLVAAGAWGEPFRPEAINAQATAAATVTGAATAMDAIETEVKLGSWAQDDAPVEEAAPSSDSFGHDDARPREKAQRRLVQNREAARKSRLRKKAYIQNLETSQMKLAQLEQELTGVRRQQGVYATGLAAPVDPGVAAFEMEYAHWVEEQSKQAAELRTALQAHAPEIQLRILVDAGLAHYDALFRAKSMAARSDAFFVLSGVWRTPAERFFLWIGGFRPSELLKILAPQLEPLAEQQASEVRALQQTARQLEDALSQGMDMLQQTLVEALMTVDSRDAAGGGYAAQQMASALGKLDGLAGFVEQADLLRQETLRNMHKILTARQAARGLLALGDYCQRLRALSSLWAARPREPA, encoded by the exons ATGACCTCGGCGTCCGTCGGCGCGCCGATGGGGATCTACGAGCCGCGCCGGCAGCTGGTCGCCGCCGGGGCGTGGGGCGAGCCGTTCCGGCCCGAAGCCATCAACGCCCAGGCCACGGCCGCCGCCACGGTCACCGGAGCGGCGACGGCGATGGACGCCATCGAAACAGAGGTCAAGTTGGGCAGCTGG GCACAGGATGACGCCCCGGTGGAAGAAGCGGCGCCGTCGTCGGATAGCTTCGGCCACGACGACGCCAGGCCCAGAGAGAAG GCTCAGAGAAGGCTCGTGCAGAACAGAGAGGCGGCTCGGAAGAGCCGGCTACGGAAGAAG GCCTACATCCAGAATCTTGAGACGAGCCAGATGAAGCTGGCGcagctggagcaggagctcacCGGGGTCAGGCGGCAGCAG GGCGTGTACGCCACTGGACTAGCAGCACCTGTTGATCCAGGTGTCGCTGCGTTTGAGATGGAGTACGCGCACTGGGTGGAGGAGCAGAGCAAGCAGGCCGCCGAGCTGAGGACGGCGCTCCAGGCACACGCGCCGGAGATCCAGCTGCGCATCCTCGTGGACGCCGGGCTCGCGCACTACGACGCGCTGTTCCGGGCCAAGTCCATGGCCGCCAGGTCCGACGCCTTCTTCGTGCTGTCCGGCGTGTGGAGGACCCCCGCCGAGCGCTTCTTCCTCTGGATCGGCGGCTTCCGGCCCTCCGAGCTCCTCAAGATCCTGGCGCCGCAGCTGGAGCCCCTGGCTGAGCAGCAGGCGTCGGAGGTGCGCGCGCTGCAGCAGACGGCGCGGCAGCTGGAGGACGCGCTGTCGCAGGGCATGGACATGCTGCAGCAGACGCTCGTGGAGGCCCTGATGACTGTCGATTCCCGTGATGCTGCTGGCGGCGGCTACGCGGCGCAGCAGATGGCGAGCGCGCTGGGCAAGCTCGACGGCCTCGCCGGCTTCGTGGAACAG GCGGACCTTCTGCGGCAGGAGACGCTGCGGAATATGCACAAGATCCTGACGGCGCGGCAGGCGGCGCGGGGGCTGCTCgcgctcggggactactgccaGCGGCTGCGCGCGCTCAGCTCGCTCTGGGCGGCGCGCCCGCGGGAGCCGGCCTGa
- the LOC133898985 gene encoding protein RAE1-like, whose translation MASLTGLTANPNPNKSFEILPNPGDSVSSLSFSPKSNLLVATSWDNQVRCWEIVGGNSQPKASISHDQPVLCSAWKDDGTTVFSGGCDKQVKMWPLLSGGQAQTVAMHDAPVKEIAWIPQMNLLVSGSWDKTLRYWDTRQSNPVHVQQLPERCYALTVNYPLMIVGTADRNLVVFNLQNPQTEFKRIQSPLKYQTRCVAAFPDQQGFLVGSIEGRVGVHHIDDSQQSKNFTFKCHREGNDIFSVNSLNFHPGHHTFATAGSDGAFNFWDKDSKQRLKAFSRCPLPIPCSTFNSDGSIFAYAVCYDWSRGAENHNPATAKTSIYLHSPQESEVKGKPRLATGRK comes from the exons ATGGCGAGTCTAACCGGTCTTACCGCGAACCCTAATCCGAACAAGTCGTTCGAG ATCCTGCCTAACCCGGGTGACTCCGTCTCGAGCCTCAGCTTTAGCCCCAAGAGTAATCTGCTGGTGGCAACCTCCTGGGATAACCAG GTGAGGTGCTGGGAGATAGTTGGCGGGAACAGTCAGCCGAAGGCATCCATATCGCATGATCAGCCA GTCCTCTGCTCGGCTTGGAAGGACGATGGAACTACTGTCTTCTCCGGTGGCTGTGACAAGCAGGTCAAAATGTGGCCTCTGCTGTCCGGTGGGCAGGCCCAGACGGTCGCAATGCATGATGCACCTGTCAAGGAGATTGCATGGATTCCTCAGATGAATCTTCTTGTCTCTGGAAGCTGGGATAAGACTCTAAG GTACTGGGACACAAGGCAATCAAATCCTGTTCATGTTCAGCAACTTCCAGAGCGTTGCTATGCTCTTACAGTGAATTACCCCCTTATGATTGTGGGAACTGCTGATCGCAACCTTGTGGTCTTCAACTTGCAGAATCCTCAG ACGGAGTTCAAGCGTATTCAGTCACCACTAAAATACCAGACACGGTGCGTCGCTGCATTCCCTGATCAACAAGGATTTCTG GTGGGTTCGATAGAAGGAAGAGTTGGTGTGCATCATATTGATGATTCACAGCAAAGCAAAAACTTCACTTTCAAATGTCACAGGGAAGGAAATGATATATTCTCTGTAAATTCACTCAACTTCCACCCT GGCCATCACACGTTTGCGACTGCGGGATCTGATGGTGCCTTCAATTTCTGGGATAAGGATAGCAAGCAGAGGCTGAAG GCTTTTAGTAGATGTCCCCTTCCTATTCCTTGCAGTACCTTCAACAGTGATGGTTCCATATTTGCTTATGCG GTATGCTATGACTGGAGCCGTGGGGCTGAGAACCACAATCCTGCAACTGCAAAGACATCCATCTATCTCCACAGTCCACAG GAATCTGAGGTCAAAGGAAAGCCACGCCTTGCGACAGGCAGGAAGTGA